GCTGGCCCGCGCCACCCCGATCTCCGCCATGCCCCGGTACCAGACGTACAGCCCGAGGAAGGTCGAGCAGGCCGCGACCCAGACCACGCCGATCACCCCGTGCGCGGTCAGCCGCACCGGCTCGTACGGCAGTGCGAGCGCGGTGCCTGCCACGGCGAGCGGCAGGGTGAGGATCAGCGCCCAGCCGATCACCTGCCAGCCCGGCATGGCCTTCGCCAGTCTGCCCCCTTCCGTGTACCCGGCCGCGCACACCAGCAGGGCCCCGAACAGGAAGAGGTCCCCGGCAGAGAGTGCGCCGCCGCTCTGCAGCACGGTGAAGACGATCACCACGCCCGCGCCGGTGACCGCCGCTGCCCAGAACGCGCGGGAGGGCCGCGAGCCGGTCCGCAGCGAGGAGAACACCGCTGTGGTCAGCGGCAGCAGCCCCACCACCACGGCCGCGTGCGAGGTCGTCGAGGTCCGCAGTGCCAGGGTGGTCAGCAGCGGGAACCCCACCACCACCCCGCCCGCGACGACGGCGAGCCCGGCCCAGTGCCGCCGCTCCGGCACCCGCACCCGGGCCGCGAGGAGCACGCCGCCCGCGATCACGGCGGCCAGCAGGCTGCGCAGCGCCACCAGGGACCACGGGCCGAAGCTCTCCAGGCCCCACGCGGTGGAGGGGAAGGTCAGCGAGAAGGCGAGCACCCCGAGCCCGGCGAGCAGCGTGCCGTTCGGCCCCGTACGCCGGCTGC
This window of the Streptomyces sp. 840.1 genome carries:
- a CDS encoding DMT family transporter; amino-acid sequence: MKAEDSATPSSTITVGPTTGGADGADRADRAPGGELGSRRTGPNGTLLAGLGVLAFSLTFPSTAWGLESFGPWSLVALRSLLAAVIAGGVLLAARVRVPERRHWAGLAVVAGGVVVGFPLLTTLALRTSTTSHAAVVVGLLPLTTAVFSSLRTGSRPSRAFWAAAVTGAGVVIVFTVLQSGGALSAGDLFLFGALLVCAAGYTEGGRLAKAMPGWQVIGWALILTLPLAVAGTALALPYEPVRLTAHGVIGVVWVAACSTFLGLYVWYRGMAEIGVARASQLQLAQPLLTLVWSYLLLGEEVSAAAPVAAVAVLLCIAATQRTGGTGRGR